From Lemur catta isolate mLemCat1 chromosome 21, mLemCat1.pri, whole genome shotgun sequence, a single genomic window includes:
- the DIABLO gene encoding diablo homolog, mitochondrial isoform X2: MRRAVSLVTDSTSTFLSQTTYALIEAITEYTKAVYTLISLYRQYTSLLGKMNSQEEDEVWQVIIGARVEMTSRQQEYLKLETTWMTAVGLSEMAAEAAYQTGADQPCITARNHIQLVKLQVQEVRQLSQKAETKLAEAQTEELRQKTQEEGDERPEPEPEPEAYLRED; encoded by the exons ATGAGGAGGGCCGTGTCTTTGGTAACAGACAGCACCTCTACCTTTCTCTCCCAGACCACGTATGCATTGATCGAAGCTATCACTGAATATACTAAG GCTGTTTATACCTTAATTTCTCTGTACCGACAATATACAAGTTTACTTGGGAAAATGAATTCACAGGAGGAAGATGAAGTATGGCAGGTGATCATAGGAGCCAGAGTTGAG ATGACTTCAAGACAGCAGGAATACCTGAAGCTGGAAACCACCTGGATGACTGCAGTTGGTCTCTCCGAGATGGCAGCCGAAGCTGCATACCAAACCG GAGCAGATCAGCCGTGTATAACCGCCAGGAATCACATTCAGCTGGTGAAACTGCAGGTGCAGGAGGTGCGCCAGCTCTCGCAGAAGGCGGAAACCAAGCTGGCAGAAGCTCAGACAGAGGAGCTCCGTCAGAAAACACAGGAGGAAGGGGACGAGAGGCccgagccggagccggagccggaggCCTACCTGCGAGAGGACTGA
- the DIABLO gene encoding diablo homolog, mitochondrial isoform X1, which produces MAALSWLSRGVASFFRYRRFVPVVANFKKRYLSELIRPWHKTVAVGFGVTLCAVPIAQKSEPHSLSNDALMRRAVSLVTDSTSTFLSQTTYALIEAITEYTKAVYTLISLYRQYTSLLGKMNSQEEDEVWQVIIGARVEMTSRQQEYLKLETTWMTAVGLSEMAAEAAYQTGADQPCITARNHIQLVKLQVQEVRQLSQKAETKLAEAQTEELRQKTQEEGDERPEPEPEPEAYLRED; this is translated from the exons ATGGCGGCTCTGAGTTGGCTGTCGCGGGGTGTAGCCTCCTTCTTCAG GTACAGACGGTTTGTTCCTGTCGTGGCTAACTTTAAGAAGCGCTATTTGTCAGAATTGATAAGACCATGGCACAAAACCGTGGCGGTTGGATTTGGTGTAACCCTGTGTGCGGTTCCTATTGCACAG AAATCGGAGCCTCACTCTCTCAGTAACGATGCGTTAATGAGGAGGGCCGTGTCTTTGGTAACAGACAGCACCTCTACCTTTCTCTCCCAGACCACGTATGCATTGATCGAAGCTATCACTGAATATACTAAG GCTGTTTATACCTTAATTTCTCTGTACCGACAATATACAAGTTTACTTGGGAAAATGAATTCACAGGAGGAAGATGAAGTATGGCAGGTGATCATAGGAGCCAGAGTTGAG ATGACTTCAAGACAGCAGGAATACCTGAAGCTGGAAACCACCTGGATGACTGCAGTTGGTCTCTCCGAGATGGCAGCCGAAGCTGCATACCAAACCG GAGCAGATCAGCCGTGTATAACCGCCAGGAATCACATTCAGCTGGTGAAACTGCAGGTGCAGGAGGTGCGCCAGCTCTCGCAGAAGGCGGAAACCAAGCTGGCAGAAGCTCAGACAGAGGAGCTCCGTCAGAAAACACAGGAGGAAGGGGACGAGAGGCccgagccggagccggagccggaggCCTACCTGCGAGAGGACTGA
- the B3GNT4 gene encoding N-acetyllactosaminide beta-1,3-N-acetylglucosaminyltransferase 4 — MLRRLARLLPYGLAVLLLSGRLFLRKEEEPAGDPTAHQRFWAPPGPHRSQCPPNRTVANASLSLPSRHRLFLTYRHCRNFSILLEPSGCFKDTFLLLAIKSQPGHVERRAAIRSTWGRAGSWARGRALKLVFLLGVAGPTPPAQLLAYESGEFDDILQWDFAEDFFNLTLKELHLQRWVAAACPQAHFMLKGDDDVFVHVPNVLEFLDGWDPAQDLLVGDVIRQALPNRNTKVKYFIPPSMYRARHYPPYAGGGGYVMSRATVRRLQAAVEEAELFPIDDVFVGMCLRKLGLSPTHHAGFKTFGIRQPLDPCLYRGLLLVHRLSPQEMWTMWALVTDEGLKCAAAPRPPL, encoded by the coding sequence ATGCTGCGCAGGCTGGCCCGGCTGCTCCCGTACGGCCTCGCGGTGCTGCTGCTCAGCGGCCGGCTCTTCCTGCGGAAGGAGGAAGAGCCAGCCGGGGACCCCACGGCCCACCAGCGCTTCTGGGCCCCCCCAGGGCCTCACCGCAGCCAGTGTCCACCGAACCGAACAGTGGCTAATGCCTCCCTGTCCCTGCCTAGCCGTCACCGTCTCTTCTTGACCTATCGCCACTGCCGAAACTTCTCCATCTTGTTGGAGCCTTCTGGCTGCTTCAAGGACACCTTCCTGCTCCTGGCCATCAAGTCACAGCCTGGTCACGTGGAGCGGCGTGCGGCCATCCGCAGCACATGGGGCCGGGCAGGGAGCTGGGCCAGGGGCCGGGCACTGAAGCTGGTGTTCCTTCTGGGGGTGGCAGGACCCACGCCCCCGGCCCAGCTGCTGGCCTATGAGAGTGGGGAGTTCGATGACATCCTGCAGTGGGACTTTGCCGAGGACTTCTTCAACCTGACGCTCAAGGAGCTGCACCTGCAACGATGGGTGGCAGCCGCCTGCCCTCAGGCACACTTCATGCTAAAGGGGGATGATGACGTCTTTGTCCATGTCCCCAATGTGCTAGAGTTCCTGGATGGCTGGGACCCAGCCCAGGACCTCTTGGTGGGAGATGTCATCCGCCAGGCCCTGCCCAACAGGAACACCAAGGTCAAATACTTCATCCCACCCTCCATGTACAGAGCCCGCCACTACCCACCCTACGCCGGCGGTGGAGGGTATGTCATGTCCAGAGCCACCGTGCGACGCCTCCAAGCAGCCGTGGAGGAGGCGGAGCTCTTCCCCATCGATGACGTCTTTGTGGGTATGTGCCTGAGGAAGCTGGGGCTGAGCCCCACCCACCATGCTGGCTTCAAGACGTTTGGAATCCGACAGCCTCTGGACCCCTGCCTGTACAGAGGGCTCCTGCTGGTGCACCGCCTCAGCCCCCAGGAGATGTGGACCATGTGGGCGCTGGTGACAGATGAGGGGCTCAAGTGTGCAGCTGCCCCCAGACCCCCGCTCTGA